Below is a genomic region from Corallococcus macrosporus.
ACCTCCACGGTGCCGGTGGCGGCGCGGCTCCGCAGAGGGGGATGCACGGACTCCGGGGACACACGCGCGCTCTGCGCCAGGGGGATGCGGACCATGCGCGGCTTTCTACCACGCGGAGTCCGGGCTCCCGGTAGCGGGGCCCCGTCATAGGCACGGGCGCGGGCCCCGGTTAGGCTCGCCCGCCTGCCCATGGACCGAGTCCTCCGCATCAAGCCCCACCTGCGCGCCGAGGTGCTCGACGCACGGCGCGTGTTCCTCGTCGGGGAGCGCGCCCAGTTCCTGCTGGAGGGCGAGCTGCACGCGAGCATCGTCCCCCTGCTGGATGGCCAGCGCACCGTGGCGAACGTCATCGCCGCGCTGGCGGGACGGGCCTCCGCGCCGGAGGTGCTCTACGCGCTGTCGCTCCTGGAGGAGCGCGGGCACGTGGAGGAGGCGCATGACGTCTTCGATGCCAGCGTCGCCGGCTTCTGGGAGTCCCTGGGCGTGGGCGCGGCGGTCGCGGCCGGGCGGCTCTTGGACATGTCCGTCGCGGTGCGGGCCGTCGAGGGCGAGGACGGAGAGCGGCTGGCGGAGGCGCTGCGCGACACCGGCCTGGACGTGCGCGAGGACTCGGACCGGCACGTGCTGCTGGTGGATGACTACCTGTCCTCGGAAGCGCTCGCCCTGGCCTGTGAAGCCCGGAGCGCGGGCGCCGCGTTCCTCCCGCTGAAGGTGTCCGGCACCGCGTGCCATGCGGGCCCGGTGGTGGGCACCGGCGAGCGTGCGTGCTGGACGTGCCTCACGGCGCGGCTGTTGGACAACCGCCCCATCGAGAAGTACCTCGCGCGCAAGAGCATCCCGCCGCAAGCCACGCGCCCGCCGCGCACGGGCCTGCCCACCACCGCGCAGGCGGGGCTGTCCTTCGCCGCGGCGCTCGTGGCCCGCTGGGTGGTGGACGGGCCCACCGGCGGAGGCCAGACGCGGCTGTGGACGCTGGACTTCGCCACCTGGAAGCTGGAGTCGCACGCGGTGACGCGGCGTCCGCAGTGCCCGGACTGCGGCGACCCGCACTGGCTGGAGGCGAGAGCGAAGGCGCCGCTGGAGCTGGCCTCGCGCCCCAAGCGCTTCACCGGCGACGGCGGCCACCGCATCCTCACGCCCGAGGAGACCTGGGAGCGCCACCGCCACCTGATCAGCCCGGTGACGGGCGTGGTGAGCGACCTGCGCGCGGTGCCGGGTGACGCGCCCCTGGGCCACATCCACTCCGCCGTCTTCCGCGTGTGCCCGTGGACGGACGCGCCGGCCTCCGACGACTTCCACCGCGTGGCCAGCGGCAAGGGCCGCACGGAGGCCCAGTCCCGCGCGGGCGCGTTGTGTGAAGCGCTGGAGCGCTACAGCGCGGTGTTCCAGGGCGACGAGCCCCGCGTCCACGCCACCGCGTCGCAACTGGGTGACAGGGCCGTGCCGCCGGACGCGCTCCAGCACTTCAGCGCCGCGCAGTTCCAGGCCCGGCTCGCCGAGCCCGGAGGCCCGGGCCGCCGCGACATGCGCACCGCGGTGCCCCTGCCCTACGCGGATCAACCCATGGACTGGAGCCCCGCGTGGTCGCTCACGCACGGGGTCCACAAGTACGTGCCCACGTCGTTCGCGTACCTCTTCACGCCCACGGCCTCGCGCGGAGACGGTCCGTTCTGCCTCTTCAACTCCAACGGCAACGCGGCGGGCAACTGCGTGGAGGAGGCCATCCTCCAGGGCTTCCTAGAGCTGGTGGAGCGCGATGCGGTGGCGCTCTGGTGGTACAACCGCCTGCGCCGTCCGCGCGTGGACCTGCGCTCCTTCGACGAGCCGTGGTTCGCGTCCGTGGAGGCGCACTACCAATCGCTCGGCGTCCAGCTGTCGGTGCTGGACCTCACGCACGACCTGGGCATCCCGGTGTTCGTCGCGCTCGCGTGGTCCCCGGAGCACGGGCGGGCCTGGGCCGGTTGCGGCTGCCACTTCGACGCGAAGCTCGCCGTGCAGCGCGCGCTCACGGAGGTGGCCCAGTGCTACGACCCGAAGGACACGGCCCCGTCGCCCTGGGACGCCCGCGCGCACGACGACGTCACCTGGCTCTTCCCGGACGACTCGGTCCCGGCGCGCGTCCGCGCCGACTTCCCGCGCGTGGGGCATGACGACCTGCGAGACGACGTGCGCGAGTGCGTGGCGCGGGCCGCGGGCGTGGGGCTGGAGACGCTGGTGGTGGAGCAATCACGGCCGGACGTGGGCGTATCCGCCGTGAAGGTCATCGTCCCGGGGCTGCGGCACTTCTGGCCCCGGCTGGGCCCCGGCCGGCTGTATGACGTCCCCGTGCGGATGGGGTGGCTGAAGGCCCCGAGGACCGAAGCGCAGCTCAACCCCGTGCCCTTCTACTTCTGAGCGATGGCGTCCGCCCTGCCCCCCAAACCCCGCATCCTCCTGGTCCAATGCGGCCCCGACCGGCGCCACGTGGACCGCGAGACCGAGGACTTCGACCCCGAGCGCGGGCTGGTGAAGCGCGCGACGATGACCCCGCTGGCCTGCGCGACGCTCGCGGCGCTCACGCCGGACACCTTCACCGTGGACATCTGGGACGAGGAGCTGCACGGGCAGGTGCGCGCGGACACGGAGCTGGGGGACTACGACGTCGTCGGCGTGTCGGTGATGTACTCCGCCCTCACCTACCAGGCGCGCTTCCTGGGCGGACTCTTCCGCGACCGGGGCGCCACGGTGGTCGCGGGCGGCCCCGCTGTCTCCGCCGCGCCGGAGGACTACCGGGGCTTCTTCGACGCCCTCTTCGTCAACGAGGCGGAGCGCACCTGGCCGCGCTTCCTCGCGGACTGGCTCGGCGGCGAGTACTCGCCGGAGTACCGGCAGCTCGAAAAGCCGTCGCTCAGCGAAAGCCCCCTGCCACGCTGGGACGCGGTCGCGGCGGACCTCCCGCGCTACGCGTGGGGCTCCGTGCAGACCACGCGCGGCTGTCCCTTCGACTGCTCCTTCTGCGACGTTATCTACCTGTACGGCCGCAAGCAGCGGCACAAGCCGGTGGAGCGCGTGCTGGACGAGGTGCGCGCCCACGCGGGTTTGGGGGCGGAAGGTGTCTTCTTCGCGGACGACGAGTTCATCGGCGACGCGGCCTACGCGAAGGAAGTGCTCGCGGGGCTGGTGCCGTTGAACCGCGCCCTGCCCCGCCCGCTGCGCTTCTTCACCCAGGTGACGATGAACCTGAGCCGTGACGCCGCGCTGCTGGAGGGCATGGCGGACGCGAACTTCTACACCGTCGTCCTGGGCATCGAGTCCTTCGACGCGGGCGCGCTCAAGGAGGCACAGAAGCACCAGAACGTGCGCGCGGACCTCGTGGGCGACCTCTTGCGCATCCAGGCGCACGGCATCGGTCCCCGGGGCAGCTTCATCGTCGGGTTCGACCACGACACGCCCACCGTCTTCGACTCGCTGCACGCGAACATCCAGCGCACGCACCTGCCCTGGGTGGTGGTGGCGCCGCTCCAGGCCCCGCGCGGCACGAAGCTGTGGACGCGGCTGCGTGCGGAGGGACGGCTCGCCACGCCACGCAAGGCGCACTCGCAGGACCGGGGCGCCATCGTGCTCAACGTGATGCCGCTGGGCATGACGCGGCCGCAGCTGCTCGAGGGCTTCCGAGACCTGGTGGAGCGGCTGTCCACCTGGGACGCCGCCTGCGAGCGCATCCGGGGCTTCATCGCCGGCATCCTGCGCCCGCCCCAGGTGACGGAGCGCGAGTGGCCGGAGGCCGTCACCGACCGCTTCCTGCGCGAGGCCTCCGCCGCCTGGGCCCTGACGCCCGCGGAGCGCCGGACGCTGGGGGACACGCTCGCGGAGGTGCGCCGCACCGCCCCCGCGATGCTGCCGCGCGCGGTGTTCTTCCTCGCGCGCAACCAGAACGAGCGCCGCCGGCACGAGCGCCTCTTCACGGACTTCGACGCGGTGCTGGCCGCCGAGCGCCAGGGCGACCTCGTCCCGGACACGCAGCCCGTCTACGTCCCGGCCACCTTCGCCACGGCGATGCGCGACGTGTTCCCGGACCTCTTCGTGCGGCTGAGCCGCGACCTGCCGGACCGCCGCGACGTGCCGGAGGCCTCGCGCGACGTGCTGGTGGACTTCGTCGCGCGCTGGGGCGAAGGCTTCCAGACGCTCCAGCCGCAGCACCACGAGTTCCTGCGCGAGCTGTGCGACCGCGCGGTGGAGGCCCGGGGCGGACGCGCGGGCACGCTGGAGGACGCGGAGGAGCAGTCCCTGCGCACCCAGGCCCGCCGCACCGGCCTGCTGGAAGCGCTGCTCAAGGACGTGCGCGACGAGCTCGCGAGCTGGGGACCCTGACGCATGCGCGACGGCCTTCACATCTTCGACGCGGACCGGCACGTCCTGGAGCCGCTGAGCCTCTGGGCGGAGCAGCTGGAGCCCGGCCTGCGCCGCCACGCGCCCCGGCCGGGACGGCTGCCGGACGAAACGCTGGAGGCGCGCGTGGAACGGCTGGGCCCCCAGGGACTGCTGCCCGTGCTGCCCCTGCCAGAGGTCGACGGCAAGCCGCTGTGGAACCACATGCCGGAGCGGGCCTGGGTGGAGTTCTCCGCGCGCTCGTACGCGCAATTGGGCCGTAATGAAATGCTTCAGCGGCCGGACGTGTACCTGGCCCAGATGGACCGGGACGGCGTGGACATGGCGGCCCTCTTCCCCACCTACGCGCTGCTGCTGGAGGGCTTCTCCCCCCTGAAGCCCCAGGTGGCCACCGCGTTCGCGTCCGTCTACAACACCTGGCTGCATGGCTTCTGCGCGCACCAGCCCGAGCGCCTGCGAGGCGTGGGGCTCATCAGCCGCCACGAGCCGGAGGCCATGGTCGCGGAAGCCCGCCGCGTCGCGGGCTTCGGCTGGCGCGCCGTCATGGTGCGCCCCAACCCCATCAACGGCCGGCTCCTGTCGGACGCCGCCTACGCGCCCTTCTGGGCGGAGTGCGAGGCGTTGTCACTCGCGGTGGTGCTGCACGGCAGCGGGCACGTCTATGTGCCCTCCGCCGGCGCGGACCGCTTCGACACCCGCTTCGCCAACCACGTCTGCGCCCACCCCATGGAGCTGATGATGGGACTGCTGGCGCTCCTCCAGGGCGGCGTGCTGGAGCGGCACCCGCGCCTGCGCATTGGCGCCATGGAGGCCGGCTGCGGCTGGTTGCCGTACTGGGCGTGGCGGCTGGACGAGGAATATCGCGCTGTAGGTGCAGAGGTCTCCGCCACCATCCGACAGCTCCCTTCCTCCTACCTGCGCCAGCACTGCTTCGTTTCCCTGGAGCCGGATGAACCGTACCTGTCTGACGTGGTGCGCCACCTCCCGGAGGACCGCGTGGTTTTCGGAACTGACTTCCCCCACCTGGACCACGGCGAGGATGTGCTGGGGTCGCTGCTGTCCTTGCGTGACGTGATGACCGAAAGTCGTCTACGAAAGGTTCTCTGGGAAAACCCGACTCGGTTCTACGGTGTGGAGCCGTGAGGCCGCACGAATGAGATTGTCGCTCGCCGAAGGTGTGGCGCTGCGTTGCCCCGACGCGGAGGACGCGCGCGTGGAGGGCCCTGGCCGCTCGCTGCGGTTGGGCCCGCTGGCCCCCGGTGTGCGCGCGGTGTTCGAGTCGCTCGCGGACGGAGGCATCCACGAAGCGGAGGTGCCGGCCGCCGCGGGCTCGGACGCGACGCTCGCGTGGTACTGGCTGGACCTGGCGGGCGACGGTGGCCTGCTGTCGTGGACGGTGGAGGAGCGGGGCAACCTGCTCCTGACGCTCACGCCCGCGTCCGCGTCCTTCCTGCGCCACCGCGCCACGTTCGACGCGACCCAGCCGCTGCAGCTGTCGCGCTTCGCGCACACGCGCATGGCGGAGGGCCGCGCGGTGCTGGACTGCCCCACGGTGCACGCCACCGCGGCGCTGCATGACCGGCGCGTGGTGTCGCTGCTCTTCGACATGGCCCGCCCCACGCTGCTGGCGCGGCTCAACCAGTTCAACACCGGCATCGAGTCCTTCACGCTGCGGGAGCTGGTGCGCCTGCTGGCGGAGACGGGCATCCTGGTCCCCAACGGCCTGGACGTGCCGGCGTCCGAGGAGACGCAGACGGCGCTGAAGCAGTGGGAGCCGCACGACCTGCTCTTCCACCTGCGCTCGCGCGGCTGGGGCCACCAGACGCGCGCCGGGGCCACCTACCGCTTCCGGGGCGAGCTGCCCAACCCGCCCGCCCTCAAGCCGTCGGTCATCCAGGAGACGGTGGAGCTGTACCGGCCGGACCTGGAGGCGCTGCGCGCGGGCGGCGACCGCTCCTTCACGGAGGTGGTGGAGGCCCGCCGCAGCCTGCGCGGCCGGGGCGCCACACCGCTCACCGTGCGGCAGTTGGGTGAACTGCTCTACCGCGCCGCGCGCGTGCGCGACGTGCGCAGCACCCAGGACGGTGAAATCACCGACCGGCCCTATCCCAGCGCGGGCGCGGTGTACGCGCTGGAGCTCTACCCCATGGTGGGCGAGTGCCAGGGCCTGGCCCCGGGCGCCTACCACTACGACCCGCTGGGCCACCGGCTGGAGAAGCTGAGCGGCCCCACGCCGGAGTTCCACGCGCTGCTGGACGAGGCCCGCGCGCCGGTGGAGCCCTACGAGCGGCCCGAGGTGTTGATGGTGGTGGCCGCGCGCGTGCCCCGGCTCGCGTGGAAGTACGAGACGCTGGCGTACTCGCTGGTGCTGCAGGACACCGGAGCGCTGGTGCAGACGCTCTACCTGGTGTCCACCGCGCTGGGGCTGCGGCCCTACGCGCTGGGCCGGAGCGACCCTGACTTCTTCCAGCGCGTGGCGGGCGTGGACGGCTTTGGCGAGGCCTCCGTCGGGGCCTTCGCGGTGTCGGGGGGCGATCCTCCGGAATCAGCCCCCTGAAAGGGCGACGGACGGCGCGGCGGCCTCAGCAGCAGGGGCTGCCGCAGCAGTGCGAACGGCCGTAGGTGTCGGTGAGGCTGGAGAGGGCCACGGCGTGGTCCGCCACGTCGGCCGGCTTCTTCGGCAGGTGCAGCTCCACCTCCGCGCTGTTCACCTTCCAGGTGCTGTCCGCCGCCGCGTCCTTCGCGGTGGAGGGGACGACCTTCAGGTGGATGCTGGCCGGCAGGTCGAAGTCGAAGCGCTTCTTGAGGGCCTGGCGCGGGTCCTTCTGGAGCGCCGCCTCGAACTCGGGCTCCTTCCACGCCAGCGCGACGGCGCGCATCCACACGGCCTGCCAGTCATTCACCGAGGCGGCCTGGCCCCCCGCGCTCCGCGTGGGCTTGCGAGCGACCGGGCGGGCCCGTGCGGGCGCGGGCGCGGCCTTCGACTCCGGCTTCTTCTTGCTCATGTCAGCGGTCTCCTCCCAGCGCATCCAACAACGCGCGGGCCTCCGAGATGGGCGGCGTTCCCCATCCTTCGGAGAAGGTACTGTAGACCGATTGCAGGCGTTGACGGGCTTCTTCCTGATGTCCGGAGGCCAGGAGCACCCGCGCCAGCGCCGTGACGGCCTGCAGCTCCCGCATCCGGGCCCCCTGGGCGTGCGCCACGTCCGCCGCCTGCCGGAAGCACGCCTCCGCGGAGGCTGCGGTATTTCCATCCCGTTGCAACAGCGCCAGCCCCTTGACGCGCAGCAGCTTGGACTCGTGGTACGCCTCGCCCAGGGCCTGGGCGCGCTGCCGGCCGTGCTCCACCGTGGCGAGCGCCGCGTCCACGTGGCCCAGCTCCAGCTCCAATTCCGCGAGCATGGCGTAGTAGCCCGGCTGGTCCATCTCCGTGCCGAACGCCTCGCGCATGGCCACGCCGCGCCGCATCGCCGCCAGGTCCTTCGCGGCCCACCCGCGCAGGATGCCCACGTAGGCGGACTGCTCCAGCAGGCCGTAGCGGTGGGACAGCTCCGCGTGCTGGGTGATGAGCTGGTGCGCCTCCGCCCGGTCGCCGTGCTCCTGCGCCATCAGCAGCAGGTAGATGAACGACAGGCCGATGCTGGTGCCGTGGTTCAGCTCGCGGCCCCACGCCACCGCTGCCTCGCCGTGGGCCTTCGCCTGGTCCGGGAAGCCCAGCAGCCACAGCCCCCGGCACAGCACGGACTCGCCGCCCACGCGCGTGTCCTGGCCGTAGAGGATGCGGTGGATGCGGTGCGCCTCCGGGTCGAACAGCGCCAGGCAGCGGTCCGCCTTCGCCTTCGCCTCGCCCAGCCGGCCTTCCAAGAGCTCGATGTTGGAGAGGATGGTGAGCGCCACCGCCTCCTGCCCCGCGTCCCCGTTGCGCTGCGCCAGCGCCACCAGCCGGTCCAGCAGCCCGCGTACCCGGCGCTGGTCACCTCCCAGGTGGTAGAAGATGGAGAGGACCCACAGCGTCGGGGCCGCGTAGGGGCTCTCGCCCACCGTGAAGAGCAGCTCCAGCGAGCGCTCCGCCACGGTGCGCAGCTCCTGTGAGCGCCAGCCCTGCGTGGACATCAGCGCCGGCGCGAGCACGCCGTTGAGGCTCAGCTCCAGTTGCGCGCGCTCCACCGGGTCGTCGATGGCGTCCAGCCACGACAGGCCCAGCCGGGCGAAGAGGATGGCCTCCAGGTACGCGGAGCGCACCAGCGCGGCGAACGCGGCCTTCTGCGCGTAGAGGATGGCCTTGCGCTTCAAGTTCGCGGAAGCCCAGTGGTGCGCGAGCAGGTCCGGCCGCGACTCCACCATCTCCGGGAAATGCGCCTCCAGCGCCTCCGCCGTCTTCGCGTGCACCTGCTGCCGGTACCGCTTGAGCATGGAGTCGTAGGCCGCGTCCCGCACCAGCGCGTGCTTGAAGAGGTACACGGGCCCCTTCGGCCGTCGCTTGCGGTGCAGGAGCCCCGAGCCCACCAGCCGCTCCAGGTCCGCCTCCAGCGCCTCCGGCGTCAGCGGGCTCACGTGGCGCAGGAGTTCGTGCGTCAGCTCCCGTCCCAGCACGGAGGCGATCTGCGCCGTCTCCTTGCCGCGGCCCAGCCGGTCCAGGCGCGCGACGAGCAGGTCCCGCAGCGTGCCCGGCACCGCCGCGCCCACCTTGCCTGCTTCCAGCGCGAAGCGGCCCTCTCGCTCCACCAGCGCGCCGGACTCACGCAGCGTGCGCACCAGCTCCTCCACGAACAGCGGGATGCCGTCCGTGCGCGAGAAGATCTCCTCCAGCGCCTCCGCGGACAGCGGGCCTCCCACGGCGGCGGTGGCCAGCCGCTCCACCTCCGCGCGGGCCAGGGCGCCCAGCTGCACCTGCGTCACGGACGAAGCGGCCCAGGGCGGCTCGAACTCCGGCCGCGCGCTGAACACCGCGAGCAGTCGCGACGAGGACACCTCCTCCACCAGCGCCTTGAGCAGCTCCAGCGTGGAGGGGTCCGCCCAGTGCAGGTCCTCCATCGCCAGCACCACGGGCTGGCGCTCCGCCATCGCGGCGAGGAGCGCGAGCAATGCGTTGCGCGTGAGCTCCCGGTGCTTCAGCGGGGAGACATCCAGCGGCGCCCAGCGCTCCGGCGGCAGCGGCAGGGACAGCAGCGACGCGAACAGCGGCAGCGTCTCCGGCAGATCGAAGCTGTAGCCGGAGAGCAGCGCCTCCAGGCCCGTCAGCCGGCCCTCGGGGGGCAGGTCGCGGTTCGGGTCCAGCATCCGCGTGAGCAGGTCCACCACGGGCATGTACGCCTGGCCCGAGCCGTCCTGCGTGCAGCGGGCCTCCAGCCACGTATGGGGTTCCGCGCCCAGCCGGTCCCCCAGCTCGCGCGTGAGGCGCGACTTGCCGATGCCCGGCTCGCCGGAAATCAGCACCGCCTGCCCCTGCCCCGCGCGCACCTGCTCCCAGCGCGACAGCACCAGGTCCAGCTCCCGCGCGCGGCCCACCAGCGTCAGCGCGTCGTCGGCGCCGCTCCACGTCGCGTCCGCGCCCTGGAGCACGAACGTCTCCAGGCCCGGAGGCAGCAGCTCGTTCGGGGACGCGGGCACGCGCTCCAGCGGGAAGTGCTTGCGCACCAGTTGCTGCGTGTCGCCCGTGACGAGGATGGCGCCCGAGGGCGCGGAGGTGGACAGCCGGAAGGCCAGTTTCGGCGTGGTGCCCACCACGAAGCCCAGGCCGGAGAGCGTGGGGTCCCGCTGCTCGCGCGACACCACGAGGCCCGTGTGCAGGCCCACGCGGATCTCCACCCACGTGCCGCGCTCGGCTTCAATCGCGCGGCCGCGCCGCCGGACCTCCGCCACCATGTCCAGCGCCGCCTGCGCCGCGCGCCGCGCGTCGTCCTCCCGCGCCGCCGGATAGCCGAAGTAGAAGAGGACGATGTCGCCCAGCGCGCTGGCGATGTGGCCGTTGTAGCGCCGGGCGATCTCGATGCAGACCTCCTGCTGGGCGCCCAGCACGTGGTCCAGCTCCTCGATGTCCACCGGCCCCGGCGACGTCTGCGTGGCGGACAGCGTGCAGCACACCACCGTCAACTGGCGGCGCTCGCCTTCCGCCCAGCGGCGCGCGCGCGTGGACAGCGCGTTGGGCGTGCGGCTGGACAGCTCCACCGTCGCCGTCTCCGCGTTGGGGGCCGCGGGCTGGATGCGCACGGGCGCGGGCCGGCGCGGCAGGTTGGACACGTCCACCGCCTCCAGCTGGCGCAGCAGCACCTCCGCGGACACGGTGCGCTGGGACGGGTCCTTCGCGGTGACGCGCTGGAGCAGCTTGCCCAGCGGGTGCGCGGCGATGGCCGGGGGGATGGGCACCGGCTCCGTGGAGAGCTGCTGGAAGATGACCTCCGCGACGGTGGCGCCCTCGAAGACGCGCCGGCCGGTGAGGCACTCCAGGAAGACGAGCCCCCACGCGTACAGGTCCGAGCGCGGCGTGGGCGCCTGCCCGCGAAGCTGCTCCGGCGCCGCGTACGACGGCGTGCCCAACGACTCGTTGGTGGACGTGATGCGCGGCTGCGGCTCCGCGCGCGTCAGCTCATCCGTCACGGACCCGATGCCGAAGTCCAGCACCAGCGCGTTGCGCCGGGCGCCGGTGGGCACGACCATGATGTTCGCGGGCTTCAGGTCGCGGTGCACCACGTTCTGCGCGTGCGCGCACGCCAGCGCGTCCAGCAACTGGAGCATCAGGTGGCGCGTCTCCACCGGATCCAGCACGCCCTCCTCCGCGAGCACCTGCGCCAGGTTCTTGCCCGGCACGAACTCGAAGATGGAGTAGACGGCGCCGCCCTGCGCCCTCCCTGAGTCGATGAGCCGCACGATGTTCGGGTGGTGCATCTGCGCGCACAGCTTCATCTCGCGCTCGAAGCGCGCGCTGCGGCGCTCCACGGACTCCGGCGTCGCGCCGTCCGTCAGGCGCAACAGCTTCACCGCCACGTTCTGGCCGGTGGTCACCTGGCGGGCCTTGTAGACGCGGCCGAAGCCGCCCTCGCCCAGTTCGGACAGGAGCTCGTAGCGGCCCTGGAAGGCTTCCAGCAGCTGGGGGTCCATGGGGTTCTTCATCGCGTTCCCGAGCCTCGCTCCATTGATGACCGTCCCCCCCGCCTGGGCAGGGTGATGACGAACTCCGTGAACTCACCCGGCACCGTCTCCATGCGGAAGGTGCCCTGGTGGCCCTGCACGATGATGTCATGGCTGAGCGACAGCCCCAGCCCCGTCCCCTGCCCCGGTGGCTTCGTGGTGAAGAACGGGTCGAAGATTCTCGCCGCGCTCTCCGCGGGGATGCCTGGCCCGTTGTCGCGCAGCCGGACCTCCACCTGCTCCTGACGCGCGAGGGTGCGAACCTTGAGCACCGGCGCGTACGTGGCGCCCTGGGCCTGGCGCTTCTGACGCATGGCGTAGAGCGCGTTGTCCACGACGTTGATGATGACGCGGCCCACTTCCGCGCGGCTGAGTTCCAGCCGGCCCACGGCCGGGTCGTACTCGGCCTCCAGGCGGACGGTCAGGGGCTCGCCGCGCATGCCGCCCTGTCCCAGCGCGACGCTCTCCGCGACCAGGGCGTTGAGCTCCACCGGCTCGCGCGGTCCGGGCGAGCGGCGCGCGTGCTGGAGCATGCCCTGGATGAGCGCGTCCGCGCGGCGGCCGTGCTCGTTGATCTTCTGCACGTTGGTGCGCAGGCACGCGAGCGCCTCGTCCACGTCGCGCACGGAGTCCGGCGTCAGCCGTTCGCGCTGCGGCTCCATCACCGCGGCCAGGTCCTCCGTGAGGCCCACGGAAAGGCCGGCGAAGTTGCTGATGAAGTTGAGCGGGTTGCGCAGCTCGTGCGCCATGCCGCCCACCATGGCCGCGAGCGAGGCCAGCTTCGCGTCCATGATGAGTTGCATGCGCTGCACCGTCTCCTGCTCGATGCGGCGGTAGAGCCGGGCGTTCTCCAGCGCGAGCGCCGCCTGCCCCGCGAACGCGACGAGGAAGTCCAGGTCGTCCTCGGAGAAGCTCTGGGGCGTGGAGACGTTGTCCACGTACAGCACGCCCAGCACCTCGTCGCGGGGCTTGAGCGGCACGCACATGGAGGCGCGGATGGAGCTGAAGATGACGGACTCCGAGGCGCCCAGGCGCGGGTCGTTCACCGCGTCGGAGAAGAGCGCCGCCACGCTCCTGCGCAGCACGAAGTCCACGATGTTCTGGCTGTAGATGGGTCCGCGCACGGC
It encodes:
- a CDS encoding TOMM system kinase/cyclase fusion protein yields the protein MDPQLLEAFQGRYELLSELGEGGFGRVYKARQVTTGQNVAVKLLRLTDGATPESVERRSARFEREMKLCAQMHHPNIVRLIDSGRAQGGAVYSIFEFVPGKNLAQVLAEEGVLDPVETRHLMLQLLDALACAHAQNVVHRDLKPANIMVVPTGARRNALVLDFGIGSVTDELTRAEPQPRITSTNESLGTPSYAAPEQLRGQAPTPRSDLYAWGLVFLECLTGRRVFEGATVAEVIFQQLSTEPVPIPPAIAAHPLGKLLQRVTAKDPSQRTVSAEVLLRQLEAVDVSNLPRRPAPVRIQPAAPNAETATVELSSRTPNALSTRARRWAEGERRQLTVVCCTLSATQTSPGPVDIEELDHVLGAQQEVCIEIARRYNGHIASALGDIVLFYFGYPAAREDDARRAAQAALDMVAEVRRRGRAIEAERGTWVEIRVGLHTGLVVSREQRDPTLSGLGFVVGTTPKLAFRLSTSAPSGAILVTGDTQQLVRKHFPLERVPASPNELLPPGLETFVLQGADATWSGADDALTLVGRARELDLVLSRWEQVRAGQGQAVLISGEPGIGKSRLTRELGDRLGAEPHTWLEARCTQDGSGQAYMPVVDLLTRMLDPNRDLPPEGRLTGLEALLSGYSFDLPETLPLFASLLSLPLPPERWAPLDVSPLKHRELTRNALLALLAAMAERQPVVLAMEDLHWADPSTLELLKALVEEVSSSRLLAVFSARPEFEPPWAASSVTQVQLGALARAEVERLATAAVGGPLSAEALEEIFSRTDGIPLFVEELVRTLRESGALVEREGRFALEAGKVGAAVPGTLRDLLVARLDRLGRGKETAQIASVLGRELTHELLRHVSPLTPEALEADLERLVGSGLLHRKRRPKGPVYLFKHALVRDAAYDSMLKRYRQQVHAKTAEALEAHFPEMVESRPDLLAHHWASANLKRKAILYAQKAAFAALVRSAYLEAILFARLGLSWLDAIDDPVERAQLELSLNGVLAPALMSTQGWRSQELRTVAERSLELLFTVGESPYAAPTLWVLSIFYHLGGDQRRVRGLLDRLVALAQRNGDAGQEAVALTILSNIELLEGRLGEAKAKADRCLALFDPEAHRIHRILYGQDTRVGGESVLCRGLWLLGFPDQAKAHGEAAVAWGRELNHGTSIGLSFIYLLLMAQEHGDRAEAHQLITQHAELSHRYGLLEQSAYVGILRGWAAKDLAAMRRGVAMREAFGTEMDQPGYYAMLAELELELGHVDAALATVEHGRQRAQALGEAYHESKLLRVKGLALLQRDGNTAASAEACFRQAADVAHAQGARMRELQAVTALARVLLASGHQEEARQRLQSVYSTFSEGWGTPPISEARALLDALGGDR
- a CDS encoding ATP-binding protein, with the translated sequence MLVYNPGQPDELSFPLGDAPVTIGRADDQGICIPHRSLSRQHARIEPADGRFFVTDLQSKNGTFVNGVQIRRKELRPGDTLTLGELVFLLTHEPPPSTAPGQAGASAGASDEPRPQLTRALTRVPLKTLVQAVSDPERSAAEAASTATRARERMRILQEVAKLLSVTDDLEALPGKVLDLAFQILRVDRGVILLLDDATGKLEPRVTKTAEGTAVRGPIYSQNIVDFVLRRSVAALFSDAVNDPRLGASESVIFSSIRASMCVPLKPRDEVLGVLYVDNVSTPQSFSEDDLDFLVAFAGQAALALENARLYRRIEQETVQRMQLIMDAKLASLAAMVGGMAHELRNPLNFISNFAGLSVGLTEDLAAVMEPQRERLTPDSVRDVDEALACLRTNVQKINEHGRRADALIQGMLQHARRSPGPREPVELNALVAESVALGQGGMRGEPLTVRLEAEYDPAVGRLELSRAEVGRVIINVVDNALYAMRQKRQAQGATYAPVLKVRTLARQEQVEVRLRDNGPGIPAESAARIFDPFFTTKPPGQGTGLGLSLSHDIIVQGHQGTFRMETVPGEFTEFVITLPRRGGRSSMERGSGTR